Proteins encoded within one genomic window of Kibdelosporangium phytohabitans:
- a CDS encoding GMC family oxidoreductase N-terminal domain-containing protein yields MVDYDVIVVGSGFGGSVAALRLTEKGYRVAVVEAGRRFADDEFAKTSWDLRRYLWAPAVGCFGIQRIHLLRDVMVLAGAGVGGGSLVYANTLYRPLDPFYQDKQWAHITDWRDELAPHYDQATRMLGVVTNPTVTPSDEVMQKVAADMGVSDSYHSTPVGVYFGKPGETVADPYFGGVGPARTGCTECGSCMTGCRVGAKNTLVKNYLYLAEQAGAKIIPLTTVTGLTERTDGSYEVAVRKTGKTGKRFRHSLTATQVVLAAGTWGTQTLLHQMRHTGALPRLSARLGELTRTNSEAIIGSGRFTADETMDFSRGVAITSSFHPDADTHIEPVRYGKGSNAMSLLQTIATDGSSEVPRWKQALRFMVKHPVQTARLLNGYRWSERTVILLVMQSLDNSITTYVDKRGRYTSKQGHGEPNPSFIPAGHEANQLTAKHIDGIAGGTWGEIFDIPLTAHFIGGCPIGLDERTGVIDPYHRVHNYPGLSVVDGAAITANLGVNPSLTITAQAERAFSLWPNKGEPDERPEQDSPYRRIDVVVPRSPAVPSSAPGALR; encoded by the coding sequence ATGGTTGACTACGACGTCATCGTCGTCGGCTCGGGATTCGGCGGGAGTGTCGCCGCGCTCAGGCTGACCGAGAAGGGCTACCGGGTCGCCGTCGTCGAGGCGGGCAGGCGGTTCGCGGACGACGAGTTCGCCAAGACCTCGTGGGACCTGCGCCGGTACCTCTGGGCGCCCGCGGTCGGCTGCTTCGGCATCCAGCGCATCCACCTGCTGCGGGACGTGATGGTGCTGGCCGGTGCGGGCGTCGGCGGCGGATCGCTGGTGTACGCCAACACGCTCTACCGCCCGCTCGACCCGTTCTACCAGGACAAGCAGTGGGCGCACATCACTGACTGGCGTGACGAGCTGGCGCCGCACTACGACCAGGCGACCAGGATGCTCGGCGTCGTGACCAACCCGACCGTGACACCCTCCGACGAGGTCATGCAGAAGGTGGCCGCGGACATGGGCGTCTCGGACTCCTACCACTCGACGCCCGTGGGCGTGTACTTCGGCAAACCCGGCGAGACCGTGGCTGACCCGTACTTCGGCGGCGTCGGGCCTGCTCGTACCGGGTGCACCGAGTGCGGTTCGTGCATGACCGGCTGCCGCGTCGGCGCCAAGAACACCCTGGTGAAGAACTACCTCTACCTGGCCGAACAGGCCGGGGCGAAGATCATCCCGCTGACCACCGTGACCGGGCTGACCGAGCGCACGGACGGCTCGTACGAGGTCGCGGTCCGCAAGACGGGCAAAACCGGCAAACGTTTCCGGCACTCGCTGACGGCCACCCAGGTGGTCCTCGCGGCGGGCACGTGGGGGACGCAGACGCTGCTGCACCAGATGCGCCACACCGGCGCGCTGCCCCGGCTCTCGGCCAGGCTCGGCGAGCTGACCAGGACGAACTCCGAGGCGATCATCGGTTCCGGCCGGTTCACCGCCGACGAGACCATGGACTTCAGCCGCGGTGTCGCGATCACGTCGTCGTTCCACCCCGACGCGGACACGCACATCGAGCCGGTCCGCTACGGCAAGGGCAGCAACGCGATGAGTCTGCTGCAGACGATCGCCACGGACGGCTCGTCCGAAGTGCCGCGCTGGAAACAGGCACTGCGGTTCATGGTCAAACACCCCGTGCAGACCGCGCGGCTGCTCAACGGGTACCGCTGGAGCGAGCGGACAGTGATCCTGCTGGTGATGCAGTCGCTGGACAACTCGATCACGACCTATGTGGACAAGCGCGGCCGGTACACGTCGAAACAGGGCCACGGCGAGCCGAACCCGAGCTTCATCCCCGCAGGTCACGAGGCGAACCAGCTGACCGCGAAGCACATCGACGGGATCGCGGGCGGCACGTGGGGAGAGATCTTCGACATCCCGCTGACCGCGCACTTCATCGGCGGCTGTCCGATCGGGCTGGACGAGCGGACCGGCGTCATCGACCCGTACCACCGGGTGCACAACTACCCCGGACTGTCCGTTGTGGACGGGGCGGCGATCACGGCCAACCTCGGCGTGAACCCGTCGCTGACCATCACGGCACAGGCCGAGCGGGCGTTCTCGTTGTGGCCCAACAAGGGCGAGCCGGACGAACGGCCCGAGCAGGATTCGCCGTACCGCCGCATCGACGTGGTCGTGCCTCGGTCGCCCGCGGTGCCGTCGTCGGCGCCCGGGGCGTTGCGATAA
- a CDS encoding GNAT family N-acetyltransferase, translating to MRKIVAKGDGVALAELTDTDHEWLTEHNDNAFDVDRDGRDMPFQAPNHRLAVTTEDGGELLGQVNWHPVNYGPSYGCVAWNFGRQLLPHSRGKGIGTEVLRLLVRHLFDTTDVDRIEGGTDTTNVRAQRSMEKAGFTREGIIRGAQVRDGKRQDLISYSILRTDPRP from the coding sequence TTGCGCAAGATCGTGGCGAAGGGCGACGGGGTCGCGCTCGCGGAGTTGACCGACACCGACCACGAGTGGCTGACCGAGCACAACGACAACGCGTTCGACGTCGACCGGGATGGGCGTGACATGCCGTTCCAGGCGCCGAACCACCGCCTCGCGGTGACGACCGAGGACGGCGGCGAGCTGCTGGGCCAGGTGAACTGGCACCCGGTGAACTACGGCCCCTCGTACGGGTGTGTGGCGTGGAACTTCGGTCGTCAGCTGTTGCCGCACTCGCGGGGCAAGGGAATCGGCACGGAGGTGCTGCGGCTGCTCGTGCGGCATCTGTTCGACACGACCGACGTCGACCGGATCGAAGGCGGCACCGACACCACCAACGTGCGGGCCCAGCGCTCCATGGAGAAGGCCGGGTTCACCCGCGAGGGCATCATTCGCGGAGCTCAGGTGCGGGATGGCAAACGCCAGGACCTGATCAGCTACAGCATCCTCCGCACGGACCCCCGGCCCTGA
- a CDS encoding CHAT domain-containing protein, which produces MPATRPTEGTHRSTAEVIAKARQLHQQALEVGHSGRYTREGRLLRRALALLDTVGPTDDVDWVKARTRILITLAFAEAESATLARGISLLAELRPSVEALTDEHAKAELGAAIDGNHAGMLIRSGRYEESIPLLDSAIAHNERHIELGPQDRVRLMDSMIASLANRGQAYLEMGRIEQAFVNLNMAITIGMDNDLPMRVAYIRHALGDLHLRTGDIPEALHYYQQAERDYLELGPFMLPRLRIDQSQALISAGLADEVAKNLDDVLPQMQLERVQQDLAEAELMRATAALMEDNLSLGRKLANSARRRFKRRGSDAWAAVAALVGLRVDTALAWRGARIPASLPARASQLADELTSVRLMDEAAIARTLAARLEVRRGNLSEASALLGPLSRPGSLTSIEQRMLLRLTRAELAAALGNRRQAFAQARAGLTDLGRARDRMGGLELVSATAIHGQELGDLAVRLVLDGGDKAATARRMFGWLEQTRAQMYRYEPVSGIEDQQLVELIAEIRNLGYALRQAKLDGRPTAKLRSRYAERQRAAMRLGWHAASRWGKPRPVADVVEVLAHLGSKALVSFAVSGGSLLAVVLAQGRVRLVRLGSAAKASENAMRLHADLNAMAPDHLPEPLFEAISASARKHAAALDAQLLRPLTGLTGELVIIPTGALYAVPWGALDSLRSRPVVVAPSATAWLAASRGSFPDGHTALVRGPGLTAAIGEIDKLAAHYDKATLLAGSDATSSRVLEALDGAALVHIAAHGEHEADNALFSRLELVDGALFAHELARLRKPPRQVVLAACELALNRIRPGDEALGFAGALLAGGVGTVVAAASRVGDLPAAGAMDDYHRALGAGASPAVALAEAVSADPLRRPFVCLGS; this is translated from the coding sequence GCACGCGGGATCTCCCTGCTGGCCGAGCTGCGCCCGTCGGTGGAGGCGCTCACCGACGAGCACGCGAAGGCCGAACTCGGTGCCGCGATCGACGGCAACCACGCGGGCATGCTGATCCGCAGTGGACGGTACGAGGAGAGCATCCCGCTGCTCGACTCGGCGATCGCGCACAACGAGCGGCACATCGAACTCGGGCCGCAGGACCGGGTCCGGCTGATGGATTCGATGATCGCCTCGCTGGCCAACCGCGGCCAGGCCTACCTGGAGATGGGCCGCATCGAGCAGGCGTTCGTCAACCTCAACATGGCCATCACCATCGGCATGGACAACGACCTGCCGATGCGCGTCGCCTACATCCGGCACGCTCTCGGTGACCTGCACCTGCGGACCGGTGACATCCCCGAGGCGCTGCACTACTACCAGCAGGCCGAACGCGACTACCTCGAGCTGGGCCCGTTCATGCTGCCGCGGCTGCGGATCGACCAGTCGCAGGCGCTGATCTCCGCCGGGCTGGCCGACGAGGTCGCCAAGAACCTCGACGACGTGCTGCCGCAGATGCAGCTCGAACGCGTGCAGCAGGACCTCGCGGAGGCCGAGCTGATGCGGGCGACGGCCGCGTTGATGGAGGACAACCTGTCACTTGGCCGGAAACTGGCCAATTCCGCCCGTCGGCGGTTCAAGCGCCGGGGCAGTGACGCGTGGGCCGCGGTCGCCGCGCTCGTCGGGTTGCGCGTCGACACCGCGCTGGCGTGGCGCGGTGCACGGATCCCCGCGTCGCTTCCGGCCCGTGCCAGCCAGCTGGCCGACGAGCTGACTTCGGTCCGGCTGATGGACGAGGCCGCGATCGCCCGGACGCTGGCGGCACGGCTGGAGGTCCGGCGCGGCAACCTCAGCGAGGCGTCGGCGTTGCTCGGGCCGTTGAGCAGGCCCGGATCGCTGACCTCGATCGAGCAGCGCATGCTGCTGCGCCTGACCCGCGCCGAACTCGCCGCCGCGCTGGGAAACCGGCGTCAGGCGTTCGCACAGGCGCGAGCCGGGCTGACGGATCTCGGGCGGGCACGTGACCGGATGGGCGGGCTCGAACTGGTGTCCGCGACGGCGATCCACGGTCAGGAGCTCGGCGATCTCGCCGTGCGGTTGGTGCTCGACGGGGGCGACAAGGCCGCCACAGCCCGCCGGATGTTCGGCTGGCTTGAGCAGACGCGGGCGCAGATGTACCGCTACGAACCGGTTTCCGGCATCGAGGACCAGCAACTGGTCGAGTTGATCGCGGAGATCCGCAACCTCGGTTACGCGCTGCGTCAGGCCAAACTGGACGGTCGGCCGACCGCGAAGCTCAGGTCGCGCTACGCCGAACGGCAACGGGCCGCGATGCGGCTCGGCTGGCACGCGGCATCCCGCTGGGGCAAGCCGAGGCCGGTCGCCGATGTCGTGGAAGTGTTGGCGCACCTGGGATCCAAGGCGCTCGTCAGCTTCGCGGTGTCCGGCGGCTCGTTGCTGGCGGTGGTGCTCGCACAGGGCCGGGTCCGCTTGGTGCGGCTCGGTTCCGCGGCCAAGGCGAGTGAGAACGCCATGCGGCTGCACGCGGATCTCAACGCCATGGCCCCCGATCACCTGCCGGAACCGCTGTTCGAGGCGATCTCGGCGTCGGCCCGCAAGCACGCCGCCGCGCTCGACGCCCAGTTGCTGCGGCCGTTGACGGGGCTGACCGGTGAGCTGGTGATCATCCCGACCGGGGCGCTCTACGCGGTTCCGTGGGGCGCTTTGGATTCGCTGCGGTCCCGGCCGGTCGTGGTCGCGCCGTCGGCGACGGCGTGGCTCGCCGCGTCGCGTGGTTCGTTCCCCGATGGGCACACGGCACTGGTCCGCGGTCCAGGACTGACGGCGGCCATCGGCGAGATCGACAAGCTGGCCGCGCACTACGACAAGGCGACGCTCCTGGCCGGATCGGACGCGACGTCGTCCCGCGTGCTGGAGGCGCTGGACGGTGCGGCGCTGGTGCACATCGCCGCCCACGGCGAGCACGAGGCCGACAACGCGTTGTTCTCCCGGTTGGAGCTGGTCGACGGCGCGCTGTTCGCCCACGAACTCGCCCGCTTGCGCAAGCCACCGCGGCAGGTCGTGCTCGCCGCGTGCGAGCTGGCGTTGAACCGGATCCGGCCAGGTGACGAGGCCCTTGGCTTCGCCGGGGCGCTGCTGGCCGGTGGCGTCGGCACGGTGGTCGCCGCGGCCAGCCGGGTCGGTGACCTGCCGGCCGCCGGTGCCATGGACGACTACCACCGGGCATTGGGCGCGGGGGCTTCTCCCGCCGTCGCGCTGGCCGAGGCCGTCAGTGCGGACCCGCTGCGCCGCCCGTTCGTCTGCCTCGGCAGCTAA
- the guaB gene encoding IMP dehydrogenase gives MTSELTAQQVPGKFAMLGLTFDDVLLLPAASDVVPSEVDTQSRLSRNITLRVPLASAAMDTVTDARMAIAMARHGGIGVLQRNLPIDVQATQVETVKRSEAGMVTDPVTCSPEDTLAEVDAMCARYRISGLPVTDAEGVLVGIITNRDMRFEVDHTKKVSEVMTKGPLVTAQVGVSAEPALGLLRRHKVEKLPIIDGAGKLRGLITVKDFVKTEQYPLATKDPDGRLLCGAAIGVDDAAHKRAMALVDAGVDVIMVDTAHGHQRNVVEMVARLKKELGDVVDIVGGNVATRAGAQALVDAGADGVKVGVGPGSICTTRVVAGVGVPQISAIYEASLACRPAGVPVIGDGGIQYSGDIAKAIAAGASTVMIGGLLAGTAEAPGEVVLVNGQQYKTYRGMGSLGAMQARGEAKSYSKDRYFQDDVLSEDKLVPEGIEGRTPYRGPLATVVHQLVGGLRAAMGYTGSHSVAELQDAQLIRITAAGLKESHPHDITMTVEAPNYAKR, from the coding sequence ATGACCAGCGAGCTCACCGCCCAGCAGGTGCCGGGCAAGTTCGCCATGCTCGGCTTGACCTTCGACGACGTCCTGCTGCTGCCCGCCGCGTCGGACGTGGTGCCCAGTGAGGTCGACACCCAGTCCAGGCTCTCGCGCAACATCACCCTGCGCGTCCCGCTGGCGTCCGCGGCCATGGACACGGTCACCGACGCCCGGATGGCCATCGCCATGGCCCGGCACGGCGGGATCGGCGTCCTGCAGCGCAACTTGCCGATCGACGTGCAGGCGACCCAGGTGGAGACGGTGAAGCGGTCCGAGGCGGGCATGGTGACCGACCCGGTCACGTGTTCCCCGGAGGACACGCTCGCCGAGGTGGACGCGATGTGTGCCCGGTACCGGATCTCCGGTCTGCCGGTCACCGACGCCGAAGGTGTGCTCGTCGGCATCATCACCAACCGGGACATGCGCTTCGAGGTGGACCACACCAAGAAGGTCAGCGAGGTGATGACCAAGGGCCCGCTGGTGACCGCCCAGGTCGGCGTGTCCGCGGAGCCGGCGCTCGGCCTCCTGCGCCGCCACAAGGTCGAGAAGCTGCCGATCATCGACGGCGCGGGCAAGCTGCGTGGCCTGATCACGGTCAAGGACTTCGTCAAGACCGAGCAGTACCCGCTGGCCACCAAGGACCCGGACGGCAGGCTGCTGTGCGGCGCCGCGATCGGCGTCGACGACGCCGCGCACAAGCGTGCGATGGCCCTGGTGGACGCGGGCGTCGACGTGATCATGGTGGACACCGCGCACGGTCATCAGCGCAACGTGGTCGAGATGGTCGCGCGCCTGAAGAAGGAGCTCGGCGACGTCGTGGACATCGTCGGCGGCAACGTGGCCACGCGCGCGGGCGCCCAGGCGCTGGTGGACGCGGGGGCGGACGGCGTGAAGGTCGGTGTCGGCCCCGGCTCGATCTGCACCACGCGGGTCGTCGCCGGTGTGGGCGTGCCGCAGATCAGCGCCATCTACGAGGCTTCGCTGGCGTGCCGCCCGGCGGGTGTGCCGGTGATCGGTGACGGCGGCATCCAGTACTCGGGCGACATCGCCAAAGCCATCGCCGCCGGCGCGAGCACAGTGATGATCGGCGGCCTGCTCGCGGGCACGGCCGAGGCGCCCGGTGAGGTGGTGCTGGTCAACGGCCAGCAGTACAAGACCTACCGGGGCATGGGCTCGCTGGGCGCGATGCAGGCGCGTGGCGAGGCGAAGTCGTACTCCAAGGACCGCTACTTCCAGGACGACGTGCTCTCCGAGGACAAGCTGGTGCCCGAGGGCATCGAAGGGCGCACGCCGTACCGTGGCCCGCTGGCCACCGTGGTGCACCAGCTCGTCGGCGGCCTGCGTGCCGCCATGGGCTACACGGGATCGCACAGCGTCGCCGAACTGCAGGACGCGCAGCTCATCCGAATCACCGCGGCGGGCCTGAAGGAAAGCCACCCGCACGACATCACCATGACCGTCGAAGCGCCGAACTACGCCAAGCGCTGA
- a CDS encoding DUF5319 domain-containing protein, with translation MPHDSLPPDPFAGDPDDPARAIIDHDDEADHPMGEDERAELLTDLSDLAVYQALLEHRGVKGVVVDCGECQEPHYHDWALLRASLEQLLTDGRMRPHEPAFDPDPGAYVSWEYCRGYADGVTATENAR, from the coding sequence GTGCCGCACGACTCATTGCCCCCCGACCCCTTCGCGGGCGACCCGGACGACCCCGCCCGGGCGATCATCGACCACGATGACGAGGCCGATCACCCGATGGGTGAGGACGAGCGGGCCGAACTGCTGACCGACCTGTCCGATCTGGCCGTCTACCAGGCCCTGTTGGAGCACCGCGGGGTCAAAGGCGTGGTCGTGGACTGCGGCGAATGCCAAGAGCCGCACTACCACGACTGGGCCCTGCTGCGCGCCAGCCTCGAACAGCTGCTGACCGATGGCCGAATGCGCCCGCACGAGCCCGCGTTCGACCCGGACCCCGGCGCCTACGTGAGCTGGGAGTACTGCCGTGGCTACGCCGACGGCGTGACCGCCACCGAAAACGCTCGATGA
- a CDS encoding TetR/AcrR family transcriptional regulator, which produces MTEGRRERKKQRTRQALIDAAVDLFETDGYDETTVARIAEAADVSTRTFFLHFPAKEDVLLANAGGRIDLAVHAVAHRADGESVTDVLRRAVERMVGDAWQTDLSDGLAALRARLIATEPALQAKLVHRLLAGQTELTEALCDAFGGRISRLDAAALVGAVLGAVNAAALVSLRRGDRADEVRAAMLRAAEIALGTRDIGVELG; this is translated from the coding sequence GTGACCGAGGGGCGCAGGGAGCGCAAGAAGCAACGCACGCGCCAGGCACTGATCGACGCCGCCGTCGACCTGTTCGAGACCGACGGGTACGACGAGACGACCGTCGCCCGGATCGCTGAAGCCGCCGACGTGTCGACAAGGACCTTCTTCCTGCACTTCCCGGCGAAGGAAGACGTGCTGCTGGCCAACGCGGGCGGGCGGATCGACCTCGCCGTCCACGCCGTCGCCCACCGGGCCGACGGCGAATCCGTCACGGATGTCCTGCGACGGGCCGTCGAACGGATGGTGGGTGACGCCTGGCAGACCGACCTGTCGGACGGGCTCGCCGCGCTACGAGCACGGCTGATCGCCACGGAACCCGCGCTCCAGGCCAAACTCGTGCACCGGCTGCTCGCCGGGCAGACCGAGCTGACCGAAGCGCTGTGCGACGCGTTCGGCGGACGGATCTCGCGACTCGACGCCGCCGCGCTGGTCGGCGCAGTGCTCGGCGCGGTCAACGCGGCCGCGCTCGTCAGCCTGCGACGCGGTGACCGGGCCGACGAGGTGCGGGCCGCGATGCTGCGCGCTGCCGAAATCGCGCTCGGAACTCGTGACATCGGGGTGGAGTTGGGGTAA
- a CDS encoding GuaB3 family IMP dehydrogenase-related protein: MRDLVEIGMGRTARRAYELDDIEIVPSRRTRSSKDVSTAWQLDAYRFEIPLVTHPTDAVVSPRTAVAVGELGGLGVINAEGLWARHSNVDDVLFRLIEAAEEASEAADVTKVLQELHAAPIQAELVAQSIKEVRDSGVTVAVRVSPQRAAELTPDLIAAGVEILIVQGTIVSAEHVARDGEPLNLKTFIEDLDIPVVAGGVHDYRTAMHLMRTGAAGVIVGYGYSSGVTSTDSVLGIGVPMATAIVDAAAARRDYLDETGGRYVHVLADGGIDTSGQIAKAIACGADAVMLGAPLAAASEAPGGGLYWTAAAAHPSLPRSRVVPAAESEVGLRELLFGPSSDADGTLNLFGALRRAMAKTGYSDLKEFQKVGLTIRG; the protein is encoded by the coding sequence GTGCGGGACCTTGTCGAGATCGGCATGGGCCGGACGGCCCGGCGCGCCTACGAGCTTGACGACATCGAGATCGTGCCGTCGCGCCGGACGCGGTCGTCCAAGGACGTGTCCACCGCGTGGCAGCTCGACGCGTACCGCTTCGAGATCCCGTTGGTCACGCACCCGACCGACGCGGTCGTCTCGCCGCGCACCGCTGTCGCGGTCGGCGAGCTCGGCGGGCTCGGCGTGATCAACGCCGAGGGCCTGTGGGCCCGGCACTCCAATGTGGACGACGTGCTGTTCCGGCTGATCGAGGCAGCCGAGGAGGCGTCCGAGGCCGCCGACGTGACCAAGGTGCTGCAGGAGCTGCACGCCGCGCCGATCCAGGCCGAGCTGGTCGCCCAGTCGATCAAGGAGGTCCGGGACTCCGGTGTGACGGTCGCCGTGCGGGTCAGCCCGCAGCGGGCGGCCGAGCTGACGCCGGACCTGATCGCCGCGGGCGTGGAGATCCTGATCGTGCAGGGCACCATCGTGTCGGCCGAGCACGTGGCCCGCGACGGGGAACCGCTGAACCTCAAGACCTTCATCGAGGACCTGGACATCCCGGTCGTCGCGGGCGGCGTGCACGACTACCGCACGGCCATGCACCTCATGCGCACGGGCGCCGCCGGTGTCATCGTCGGCTACGGCTACAGCAGCGGTGTCACGTCGACCGACAGCGTGCTCGGCATCGGTGTCCCGATGGCGACCGCGATCGTCGACGCGGCGGCGGCTCGCCGCGACTACCTCGACGAGACGGGCGGCCGGTACGTGCACGTGCTGGCCGACGGAGGCATCGACACCAGCGGCCAGATCGCCAAGGCGATCGCGTGTGGCGCGGACGCCGTCATGCTCGGCGCTCCGCTCGCGGCTGCCAGCGAAGCACCCGGCGGTGGCCTGTACTGGACGGCCGCCGCCGCGCACCCGTCGTTGCCGCGCAGCCGGGTCGTGCCCGCCGCGGAGAGCGAGGTCGGCCTGCGTGAGCTGCTGTTCGGCCCGTCCAGCGACGCCGACGGCACGCTGAACCTGTTCGGTGCCCTGCGCCGGGCGATGGCCAAGACCGGTTACTCGGACCTCAAGGAGTTCCAGAAGGTCGGTCTCACGATCCGGGGCTGA
- a CDS encoding FAD-binding oxidoreductase: protein MDRRAFLRVAGLAGAGSVLASCSSPGPVVPGAPGTTSSLPPPVTTTTTGPPPPPNWDSLRARISGTVLLPGDAEFDKARLAFNPLTDARKPAALVRCKSKEDVQVCVGVAAESKIPIAARGGGHSYAGYSTPEGGVQVDLSELKQIQVRPDGTVRIGAGARLADVYTELAKAGRCLPAGSCPTVGIAGLTLGGGIGVLARKFGLTCDRLDAATVVAADGGVLEASGAKETDLFWALRGGGGGNFGIVTEFLFSTFPAPNLAVFTLRFPAGSVANVLGAWQQWIASAPPELWSSFVVAGAARAPACHISGCYVGAVGDLTGLLAQLNVRPSSRVVQEKDYLQGMRFFAGGGQRESFVASSRMLPGPADPAKIAQLMTGRPGVDLLIDSLGGAVADIGPSDTAFPHRKAFASAQIYGKTDAAGAARATTQVAEIRDAMSEFTGVTGYVNYIDPAMPDWANAYYGANLPRLQQVAKAVDPGKVFGFAQAVPR, encoded by the coding sequence ATGGATCGGCGCGCTTTTTTGCGGGTGGCGGGACTGGCCGGGGCCGGGTCTGTCCTCGCGAGTTGTTCGTCGCCAGGTCCGGTCGTGCCCGGCGCGCCGGGCACGACGTCGTCGCTTCCCCCGCCCGTGACGACGACGACAACCGGGCCGCCGCCACCACCCAACTGGGATTCGTTGCGCGCCAGGATCTCCGGAACCGTCCTGCTGCCGGGTGACGCGGAGTTCGACAAGGCCAGGCTGGCCTTCAACCCGCTGACCGACGCGCGCAAACCGGCCGCGCTCGTCCGGTGCAAGAGCAAGGAGGACGTCCAGGTCTGCGTCGGCGTCGCGGCCGAGTCGAAGATCCCGATCGCGGCCCGCGGTGGCGGCCACAGCTACGCGGGGTACTCGACCCCCGAAGGCGGCGTGCAGGTCGACCTGAGCGAGCTGAAGCAGATCCAGGTCCGTCCAGACGGGACAGTCCGGATCGGCGCGGGCGCGCGGCTGGCGGACGTCTACACGGAACTGGCCAAGGCCGGCCGGTGCCTGCCAGCCGGCTCGTGCCCGACGGTCGGCATCGCCGGTCTCACGCTCGGCGGCGGAATCGGGGTACTGGCAAGGAAGTTCGGGCTGACCTGCGACCGTCTGGACGCGGCGACGGTGGTTGCCGCGGACGGTGGAGTGCTCGAGGCGTCCGGTGCGAAGGAAACGGACTTGTTCTGGGCCCTGCGCGGCGGCGGTGGCGGGAACTTCGGCATCGTCACGGAATTCCTGTTCTCCACGTTCCCAGCGCCGAACCTCGCGGTCTTCACCCTGCGCTTCCCGGCCGGGTCGGTCGCGAACGTCCTCGGCGCATGGCAGCAGTGGATCGCCTCGGCGCCACCGGAACTGTGGTCCAGCTTCGTCGTCGCCGGCGCGGCTCGCGCTCCGGCTTGTCACATCAGCGGATGCTACGTCGGCGCGGTCGGTGACTTGACCGGCCTGCTGGCGCAGCTGAACGTGCGGCCGTCATCCCGTGTGGTGCAGGAGAAGGACTACCTGCAAGGGATGCGGTTCTTCGCGGGCGGCGGCCAGCGCGAATCGTTCGTGGCCTCGTCGCGGATGCTGCCCGGCCCGGCGGACCCGGCGAAGATCGCGCAGCTGATGACCGGCCGCCCGGGAGTGGACCTGCTGATCGACAGCCTCGGCGGCGCGGTCGCCGACATCGGGCCGTCGGACACCGCGTTCCCGCACCGGAAAGCCTTCGCCAGCGCCCAGATCTACGGCAAGACGGACGCGGCGGGCGCCGCCCGCGCGACCACCCAGGTCGCCGAGATCCGGGACGCCATGTCGGAGTTCACCGGCGTCACGGGGTACGTCAACTACATCGACCCGGCGATGCCGGACTGGGCCAACGCCTACTACGGCGCGAACCTGCCGAGACTCCAGCAGGTCGCCAAAGCCGTCGACCCCGGCAAGGTGTTCGGGTTCGCCCAGGCCGTTCCCCGTTAG
- a CDS encoding SDR family NAD(P)-dependent oxidoreductase, with protein sequence MAALTGRVALITGAGRGIGREEALFFAGEGAKVVVNDPGAEPDGNGRDDSVAASVVEEIVAHGGTAVANTDSVSDWAGARRMVEAAIDTFGDLHVVVNNATIKADRAMTTMTEEQFDDVVAVKLKGTFAVSHWAARHWRQRHEAGDRTDRAIVNTSSGSGLVNPLPGQTNYAAANAGVAAMTISSALELGLYGVRVNCVSPSMARTRLTLDVPGMDNPGQGSFDPSHPRASAPVVAYLAAPDCPLTGQVLAIRGGTVVVNDGWSPGARVTKDDALWTVEELRAALDELTFTDQFDKLAVALGGALGATGREQIQQLIAAHLTEVSPGS encoded by the coding sequence ATGGCAGCGTTGACCGGGCGAGTCGCCCTGATCACGGGAGCGGGACGCGGGATCGGACGGGAAGAAGCCTTGTTCTTCGCAGGTGAAGGCGCCAAGGTCGTGGTCAACGACCCCGGCGCCGAACCGGACGGCAACGGGCGTGACGACAGCGTGGCGGCGTCCGTCGTCGAGGAAATCGTGGCTCACGGCGGGACCGCGGTGGCCAACACCGACAGCGTCAGCGACTGGGCGGGCGCGCGCCGGATGGTCGAGGCCGCCATCGACACCTTCGGAGACCTGCACGTGGTCGTGAACAACGCGACGATCAAGGCCGACCGGGCGATGACCACCATGACCGAGGAGCAGTTCGACGACGTGGTCGCGGTCAAGTTGAAGGGCACGTTCGCGGTCAGCCACTGGGCCGCTCGCCATTGGCGGCAACGCCACGAGGCAGGCGACCGAACTGACCGGGCCATCGTCAACACGTCGTCCGGGTCCGGCCTGGTGAACCCGTTACCGGGGCAGACGAACTACGCGGCGGCCAACGCGGGCGTCGCGGCGATGACGATCTCGAGCGCTTTGGAACTGGGCCTGTACGGCGTGCGGGTCAACTGCGTCTCGCCGTCCATGGCGCGCACACGACTCACGCTTGACGTGCCGGGCATGGACAATCCCGGACAGGGCTCGTTCGATCCCTCGCACCCCAGGGCAAGCGCTCCGGTCGTCGCGTACCTTGCCGCTCCGGACTGCCCGCTGACCGGCCAGGTGCTCGCGATCCGCGGCGGAACGGTCGTGGTCAACGACGGATGGTCACCCGGCGCGCGGGTGACCAAGGACGATGCACTGTGGACAGTTGAGGAACTCCGCGCGGCGCTTGACGAACTGACCTTCACAGACCAGTTCGACAAGCTCGCCGTGGCACTCGGCGGCGCGCTCGGCGCCACCGGGCGCGAGCAGATCCAGCAACTGATCGCCGCGCACCTGACCGAGGTCAGCCCCGGATCGTGA